One genomic segment of Scomber japonicus isolate fScoJap1 chromosome 23, fScoJap1.pri, whole genome shotgun sequence includes these proteins:
- the LOC128353464 gene encoding apoptosis facilitator Bcl-2-like protein 14 has protein sequence MANGHIHDPVSNGNGLSQPDSKSDSGTDSMEDTAEFRVLMAYAKRRRQGKSVESPKLESPDSLNGGPDSNGTSSPQTPVKTEKATPEVEEKKRKKRGGLKKLKHITNIFKCVKPQTDDEKPEETAVTENDVDDRCFTTAIVKDDEEVRQPDKFAEVASRLAEIADEIPFTPPELDTDGPDDDVEKVIALLLRETGDRLNDSVLGQSLTDMELFWNYSFFETLIKTLLRRMGLISDPNSPGPQTSPKTQIAITCEVASRLSATDTVPMSRMLGFGARYLQQYFSSWTEQQGGLEAAFDSDDEDEDVQ, from the exons ATGGCAAACGGGCACATCCACGACCCAGTCTCCAACGGCAATGGCCTCAGCCAACCAGACAGTAAATCGGATTCTGGCACAGACAGCATGGAGGACACGGCCGAGTTCAGAGTCTTAATGGCATACGCAAAGAGGCGACGACAGGGAAAGAGCGTTGAATCACCCAAACTGGAAAGCCCGGACTCACTTAACGGTGGCCCAGATTCAAACGGCACGTCTTCGCCTCAGACTCCGGTAAAGACTGAAAAAGCAACACCAGaagtggaggagaagaaaaggaagaagaggggcGGACTAAAGAAACTCAAACACATTACCAACATTTTCAAATGCGTCAAACCTCAGACAGATGATGAGAAACCAGAGGAAACGGCTGTGACAGAAAATGATGTAGATGACAGATGTTTTACAACCGCTATTGTTAAAGATG atgAAGAAGTAAGACAACCAGATAAGTTTGCTGAGGTGGCGAGCAGGCTGGCAGAGATCGCAGATGAAATCCCATTCACGCCTCCAGAACTTGACACAGACGGTCCAGACG ATGACGTGGAGAAGGTGATCGCCCTGCTGCTGAGGGAGACTGGAGACAGACTGAATGACAGC GTGTTGGGTCAATCCCTGACAGACATGGAGCTCTTCTGGAACTACAGTTTCTTTGAGACGTTAATAAAGACGCTCCTCAGAAGGATGGGCCTGATCTCTGACCCCAACTCTCCAGGACCACAAACGTCGCCAAAGACCCAGATCGCCATTACCTGTGAG GTCGCCAGTCGTCTGTCTGCCACGGACACGGTGCCAATGAGCCGAATGCTGGGCTTCGGAGCCAGGTACCTGCAGCAATACTTCTCATCCTGGACAGAGCAGCAGGGGGGATTG GAGGCAGCCTTCGACAGTGACGATGAAGACGAGGACGTTCAGTGA